Proteins encoded within one genomic window of Triticum aestivum cultivar Chinese Spring chromosome 2D, IWGSC CS RefSeq v2.1, whole genome shotgun sequence:
- the LOC123051375 gene encoding MLO-like protein 1, whose product MAGGGGKAKPLEFTPTWIVASVCSVIVIISLLFERLLHRLGKRLMRSRKKPLYEALLKVKEELMLLGFISLLLTVFQGPMGKLCVSPGTMHHLLPCKPPPHKTDHLGGAVFTGVLGGARRLLAGGASSDQYCLKKGKVPLLSSEAIHQLHIFIFVLAVTHFLLSAITVLLGIAQTRNWRHWEAKIQEDDGGAPQMIKHVREFKFIQDHFKGHRKRSRIFGWMRSFFKQFYGSVTEEDYTTMRLGFIMKHCKGTPKFNFYIYMIRALEFDFKKVVGISWYLWAMLMIFLLLNVQGWYVYIWITLVPFIMLLVVGSKMEHIITELAYEVAQKHTAIRGDLVVAPSDDFFWFHRPKLVLLLIHIVLFQNAFEIAFFFWLLVTYGFKSCIMGKPAYVITRIVISVICQLLCGYSTLPLYAIVSHMGTSFKKTIFDDNVTEGLVNWAEKARRRTRSPNKITTEPIDEANGGAVQMTNTLANSSVEQGTARLI is encoded by the exons atggccggtggaggagggaaaGCCAAGCCGCTGGAGTTCACGCCGACATGGATAGTGGCGTCGGTCTGCTCCGTCATAGTCATCATCTCTTTGCTCTTCGAGCGCTTGCTCCACCGCCTAGGCAAG AGGCTGATGAGGAGCCGCAAGAAGCCGCTGTACGAGGCCCTCCTCAAGGTGAAGGAGGAGCTGATGCTGCTGGGGTTCATCTCGCTGCTGCTCACCGTGTTCCAGGGCCCCATGGGGAAGCTGTGCGTCAGCCCGGGCACCATGCACCACCTGCTGCCCTGCAAGCCGCCACCGCACAAGACGGACCACCTCGGCGGCGCCGTGTTCACCGGCGTGCTGGGTGGCGCGAGGCGGCTCCTCGCCGGAGGAGCCTCCTCCGACCAATACTGTCTGAAGAAG GGCAAAGTTCCATTGCTTTCATCTGAAGCTATTCATCAGTTACACATATTTATCTTCGTGTTGGCCGTCACTCATTTCCTTCTCAGTGCTATTACAGTTCTTCTAGGAATTGCACAG ACGAGGAATTGGCGACATTGGGAGGCCAAGATccaagaagatgatggtggtg CACCTCAAATGATCAAGCATGTTAGAGAATTCAAATTTATTCAAGACCACTTTAAAGGTCATAGAAAACGGTCGAGGATATTTGGTTGGATG CGCTCCTTCTTCAAACAATTCTATGGATCGGTTACCGAGGAGGACTATACAACAATGAGACTTGGTTTCATCATG AAACATTGTAAGGGGACACCAAAATTCAACTTTTATATTTACATGATCAGAGCTTTGGAGTTTGATTTTAAGAAGGTTGTTGGTATCAG TTGGTACCTTTGGGCCATGCTGATGATATTCCTACTATTGAATGTTCAAG GGTGGTATGTCTACATTTGGATAACCTTGGTTCCATTCATT ATGCTACTTGTGGTAGGAAGTAAGATGGAGCACATCATTACGGAATTGGCTTATGAGGTTGCCCAGAAGCATACGGCTATTCGAGGAGATTTAGTAGTTGCCCCTTCAGATGACTTCTTCTGGTTCCATAGGCCTAAATTAGTCCTTCTGTTGATCCACATCGTCCTGTTTCAAAACGCATTTGAAATTGCATTTTTCTTCTGGCTCTTG GTGACATACGGATTTAAATCATGCATCATGGGTAAACCAGCATATGTTATTACTCGAATTGTCATAAG CGTAATTTGCCAACTCCTTTGTGGTTACAGCACCCTACCACTATACGCTATCGTCTCTCAT ATGGGTACTTCTTTCAAGAAGACTATATTTGATGACAATGTGACTGAAGGCCTTGTAAACTGGGCTGAAAAGGCTCGGAGACGTAcaagaagcccaaacaaaattACTACAGAACCAATTGACGAGGCAAATGGTGGTGCAGTTCAAATGACAAATACACTGGCCAACTCATCAGTGGAGCAAGGGACCGCTAGGCTGATATAA